A region of Lycium barbarum isolate Lr01 chromosome 3, ASM1917538v2, whole genome shotgun sequence DNA encodes the following proteins:
- the LOC132631977 gene encoding uncharacterized protein At3g49140-like isoform X3, whose amino-acid sequence MLMVEPAAVKVSFPAVNFNRTSCRLSHSASFLIPRNKFRRSRTEHCVGRIRTGKGKCGIKASARDQPSGPVKQNAKPSRYHPSEDISDSEIGENEEAQLTPAETSRTIIEINSKATLMFSGVVSNEVHENIFWPDLPYITDELGNIYFQVKNEEDILQTLTAEENVVQVIIGLDTAEMLSELESYGQSEVDYGIDEFDDEDSDIDDEDDLDEDDTDDDEDDNDYDKDWVAILDDEDEDGDSDESLGDWAKLETMRSSHPMYFAKKISEVVTDDPVDFMDQPPAGLAIQGLLRPSFLEEHTTIQKQISEDRLSDTDVNQMENDDDHKEKGGIQINGHKYESGSSQDSSSWEELEKDENLGNGTSFYKLEMIKIQLISSNGNQIFVELDNFRRARPDAIAHSAAKIISRLKAAGEKTTQALRSLCWRCKGIQVEEVSLIGVDSLGFDLRVCSGTQVQTLRFSFRKRALSMGARS is encoded by the exons ATGCTTATGGTAGAACCTGCCGCCGTTAAAGTCAGTTTCCCCGCCGTTAACTTCAACCGCACCTCTTGCCGGTTATCTCACTCAGCCAGCTTCTTAATTCCTAG GAATAAGTTTAGGAGGTCGAGGACGGAGCATTGTGTTGGAAGAATAAGAACAGGTAAGGGAAAATGTGGAATTAAAGCAAGTGCAAGAGATCAGCCATCTGGACCGGTGAAACAGAATGCGAAGCCCTCGAGGTATCATCCATCTGAAGACATTTCGGATTCGGAAATTGGAGAGAATGAGGAAGCTCAACTTACGCCAGCTGAAACTTCTAGAACCATCATTGAG aTAAACAGCAAAGCAACACTCATGTTTTCAGGCGTGGTCAGCAATGAAGTGCATGAGAACATTTTCTGGCCAGACTTGCCTTACATAACTGATGAACTTGGAA ACATCTACTTTCAAGTAAAGAATGAAGAAGACATCCTGCAAACTCTGACAGCTGAAGAAAATGTTGTG CAAGTCATTATAGGCCTAGATACTGCCGAAATGCTAAGTGAGCTAGAGTCATATGGTCAATCTGAAGTTGATTATGGCATAGACGAATTTGACGATGAGGACAGTGATATTGATGACGAAGATGACCTCGATGAAGATGACActgatgatgatgaagatgacAATGACTATGACAAG GATTGGGTTGCCATTCTTGATGATGAAGATGAGGATGGGGATTCTGATGAGTCATTGGGGGACTGGGCTAAATTAGAAACCATGCGCTCTTCTCATCCAATGTATTTTGCCAAAAAGATTTCTGAG GTTGTGACAGATGACCCTGTAGATTTTATGGACCAGCCTCCTGCAGGTCTTGCTATACAAGGCCTTCTAAGGCCATCCTTCCTCGAGGAGCACACTACTATTCAAAAGCAGATATCCGAAGATAGATTGAGTGACACTGACGTAAATCAGATGGAAAATGATGACGACCACAAAGAAAAGGGTGGTATTCAAATAAATGGCCACAAATATGAGAGTGGATCTTCACAAGATAGTTCAAGCTGGGAAGAATTGGAGAAGGATGAGAACCTAGGAAATGGAACTTCATTTTACAAGCTAGAGATGATCAAAATTCAGTTAATTTCTTCCAATGGGAATCAG ATCTTTGTTGAGTTAGATAATTTTAGGAGAGCTAGACCTGATGCAATAGCACATTCAGCTGCCAAAATAATATCTCGGCTTAAAGCTGCTGGAGAGAAGACTACGCAGGCTCTTAGATCTCTCTGTTGGAGATGCAAGGGAATTCAGGTGGAG
- the LOC132631977 gene encoding uncharacterized protein At3g49140-like isoform X4, which produces MLMVEPAAVKVSFPAVNFNRTSCRLSHSASFLIPRNKFRRSRTEHCVGRIRTGKGKCGIKASARDQPSGPVKQNAKPSRYHPSEDISDSEIGENEEAQLTPAETSRTIIEINSKATLMFSGVVSNEVHENIFWPDLPYITDELGNIYFQVKNEEDILQTLTAEENVVQVIIGLDTAEMLSELESYGQSEVDYGIDEFDDEDSDIDDEDDLDEDDTDDDEDDNDYDKDWVAILDDEDEDGDSDESLGDWAKLETMRSSHPMYFAKKISEVVTDDPVDFMDQPPAGLAIQGLLRPSFLEEHTTIQKQISEDRLSDTDVNQMENDDDHKEKGGIQINGHKYESGSSQDSSSWEELEKDENLGNGTSFYKLEMIKIQLISSNGNQIFVELDNFRRARPDAIAHSAAKIISRLKAAGEKTTQALRSLCWRCKGIQVEASSEYSAERQLNDLLFPRIHHKSRQKKESQQAES; this is translated from the exons ATGCTTATGGTAGAACCTGCCGCCGTTAAAGTCAGTTTCCCCGCCGTTAACTTCAACCGCACCTCTTGCCGGTTATCTCACTCAGCCAGCTTCTTAATTCCTAG GAATAAGTTTAGGAGGTCGAGGACGGAGCATTGTGTTGGAAGAATAAGAACAGGTAAGGGAAAATGTGGAATTAAAGCAAGTGCAAGAGATCAGCCATCTGGACCGGTGAAACAGAATGCGAAGCCCTCGAGGTATCATCCATCTGAAGACATTTCGGATTCGGAAATTGGAGAGAATGAGGAAGCTCAACTTACGCCAGCTGAAACTTCTAGAACCATCATTGAG aTAAACAGCAAAGCAACACTCATGTTTTCAGGCGTGGTCAGCAATGAAGTGCATGAGAACATTTTCTGGCCAGACTTGCCTTACATAACTGATGAACTTGGAA ACATCTACTTTCAAGTAAAGAATGAAGAAGACATCCTGCAAACTCTGACAGCTGAAGAAAATGTTGTG CAAGTCATTATAGGCCTAGATACTGCCGAAATGCTAAGTGAGCTAGAGTCATATGGTCAATCTGAAGTTGATTATGGCATAGACGAATTTGACGATGAGGACAGTGATATTGATGACGAAGATGACCTCGATGAAGATGACActgatgatgatgaagatgacAATGACTATGACAAG GATTGGGTTGCCATTCTTGATGATGAAGATGAGGATGGGGATTCTGATGAGTCATTGGGGGACTGGGCTAAATTAGAAACCATGCGCTCTTCTCATCCAATGTATTTTGCCAAAAAGATTTCTGAG GTTGTGACAGATGACCCTGTAGATTTTATGGACCAGCCTCCTGCAGGTCTTGCTATACAAGGCCTTCTAAGGCCATCCTTCCTCGAGGAGCACACTACTATTCAAAAGCAGATATCCGAAGATAGATTGAGTGACACTGACGTAAATCAGATGGAAAATGATGACGACCACAAAGAAAAGGGTGGTATTCAAATAAATGGCCACAAATATGAGAGTGGATCTTCACAAGATAGTTCAAGCTGGGAAGAATTGGAGAAGGATGAGAACCTAGGAAATGGAACTTCATTTTACAAGCTAGAGATGATCAAAATTCAGTTAATTTCTTCCAATGGGAATCAG ATCTTTGTTGAGTTAGATAATTTTAGGAGAGCTAGACCTGATGCAATAGCACATTCAGCTGCCAAAATAATATCTCGGCTTAAAGCTGCTGGAGAGAAGACTACGCAGGCTCTTAGATCTCTCTGTTGGAGATGCAAGGGAATTCAGGTGGAG
- the LOC132631978 gene encoding pentatricopeptide repeat-containing protein At4g21190, with translation MLCLRCSPVIFTTRRQETIQFTKNCNLNIVVCEAKGPRPRYPRVWKTKRKIGTISKSLKLVECIKGLSNVKEEVYGALDSFIAWELEFPLITVKKALKILENEKEWKRIIQVTKWMLSKGQGRTMGSYFMLLNALAEDGRLEEAEELWLKLFSQNLESMPRIFFQKMISIYYHREMNEKMFEIFADMEELGIRPTVPVVTMVGNVFQKLGMLDKYQKLHKKYPPPKWEYRYIKGKRVKIRTKDLDKSQDRDVVSQSEEVDESEFDENSQEQPDEVGEDYVRATQRS, from the exons ATGCTCTGTTTGAGGTGTTCTCCGGTAATTTTTACTACTAGAAGACAGGAAACAATTCAATTCACCAAGAACTGTAACCTTAACATTGTG GTGTGCGAAGCTAAAGGTCCACGACCAAGGTATCCTCGAGTGTGGAAAACTAAAAGGAAAATAGGGACTATTTCCAAGTCACTGAAGCTTGTTGAGTGT ATAAAGGGATTATCAAATGTCAAGGAAGAAGTCTACGGAGCTCTTGATTCTTTCATTGCATGGGAACTGGAGTTCCCTTTGATTACAGTGAAGAAAGCATTAAAAATTCTTGAGAATGAAAAGGAGTGGAAAAGGATAATTCAG GTGACAAAGTGGATGTTGAGTAAGGGTCAAGGGAGAACAATGGGAAGCTATTTCATGTTGTTAAACGCCTTGGCTGAGGATGGGAGACTTGAGGAAGCTGAAGAGCTTTGGCTGAAACTATTCTCTCAGAATCTAGAAAGCATGCCTCGTATTTTCTTTCAGAAAATGATATCCATATACTATCACAGGGAGATGAATGAGAAGATGTTTGAG ATATTCGCAGACATGGAAGAACTTGGTATTAGGCCCACTGTACCTGTTGTCACAATGGTGGGAAATGTTTTTCAGAAACTTGGAATGTTGGACAAGTACCAGAAATTGCATAAGAAATACCCACCCCCAAAGTGGGAATATCGATACATAAAAGGAAAGAGGGTCAAAATAAGAACAAAAGATCTTGATAAATCTCAGGATCGTGATGTTGTAAGTCAGTCTGAGGAGGTAGATGAGTCTGAGTTCGACGAGAACTCACAAGAGCAACCAGATGAAGTTGGTGAAGATTATGTTAGAGCAACTCAAAGAAGTTGA